One Mesorhizobium sp. J428 DNA segment encodes these proteins:
- a CDS encoding carboxylesterase — MGRIVAILLLLLVVALGALYLLGPRVAADTTLTFRDTSIGPDPDAYLADSEAKVANIRPGLAKEIVWAYPASRAKTPLSIVYIHGFSASKGEVRPLPDKVAAALGANLFFTRLAGHGQDNAAMGEASLNAWVNDTAEALAIGRAIGEKVVVIATSTGGSLAAWALTQPELAGNVAAAVLISPNFGVQASGAGLLTGPWGLQLAELLVGKERGFEPANDLQRQLWTWRYPTRATLPMAATVELARAQPYDKVTIPALFIVSDGDKVIRPDEAKAVAAAWGGPHELVSVDNPGDPSSHVLAGDAMSPKMTDPLATRIVEWIKSLGLGT, encoded by the coding sequence ATGGGGAGGATCGTCGCTATCTTGCTTCTGCTGCTGGTCGTCGCGCTCGGCGCGCTCTATCTCCTCGGCCCGCGTGTGGCGGCCGACACGACGCTGACCTTTCGCGACACCTCGATCGGTCCCGACCCCGACGCCTATCTCGCCGACTCCGAGGCGAAGGTCGCGAACATCCGGCCGGGCCTCGCCAAGGAGATCGTCTGGGCCTATCCCGCCTCGCGCGCGAAAACGCCGCTGTCGATCGTCTACATCCACGGCTTCTCCGCCTCGAAGGGCGAGGTCCGCCCGCTGCCCGACAAGGTCGCCGCCGCCCTCGGCGCCAATCTCTTCTTCACCCGCCTCGCCGGCCACGGCCAGGACAACGCCGCCATGGGCGAGGCAAGCCTCAACGCCTGGGTCAACGACACGGCCGAAGCGCTCGCGATCGGCCGTGCCATCGGCGAGAAGGTGGTCGTCATCGCCACCTCCACCGGCGGCAGCCTCGCCGCCTGGGCGCTTACCCAGCCCGAGCTTGCCGGAAATGTCGCGGCGGCCGTGCTGATCTCGCCCAATTTCGGCGTCCAGGCCTCGGGCGCGGGCCTGCTCACCGGCCCGTGGGGCCTGCAGCTCGCGGAACTCCTGGTCGGCAAGGAGCGCGGCTTCGAGCCGGCCAACGACCTGCAGCGGCAGTTGTGGACGTGGCGCTATCCAACCCGCGCGACACTGCCGATGGCCGCGACCGTCGAACTCGCCCGCGCGCAGCCCTATGACAAGGTGACGATCCCCGCCCTCTTCATCGTCTCCGACGGCGACAAGGTGATCAGGCCGGACGAGGCAAAGGCCGTCGCCGCCGCCTGGGGCGGCCCGCACGAGCTCGTCTCCGTCGACAACCCCGGCGATCCATCCAGCCATGTCCTCGCCGGCGACGCGATGTCACCAAAAATGACCGATCCGCTCGCGACCCGGATTGTCGAATGGATCAAATCGCTTGGGCTTGGAACCTGA
- a CDS encoding MFS transporter → MAGIVALTAAYVLSQFFRSFLAVLTPALISELGATKAELSMASGAWFIAFALMQFVVGVSLDRFGPKLTAAILLGLCGGAGGLIFASATAPWMITLAMVLIGMGCAPVLMASVFIFAREFPPARFAVLTSTLIGVGSAGNVFGSSPLANAAEAFGWRWVMLGLVAVTVAVALAIAVFVRDPEKLKTEHADTGFSGYLDLLRLRVLWPIIPLTAINYAPAVGIRGLWAGPYLADVYGATAIVIGQVTLFMALAMVAGNFLYGPLDQLFRTRKWVAVAGNSLSLCAILWLALHAGEGIFADAVVLVLIGVTGASYGLLMAHARAFLPMHLTGRGVTLMNFFSIGGVGVMQFVTGAVVTASTVPGDPLAAYRTLFVFYAAMLAVAHIAYLPARDAKPAA, encoded by the coding sequence ATGGCGGGCATCGTTGCGCTGACGGCGGCCTATGTGCTGTCGCAATTCTTCCGCTCCTTCCTCGCCGTGCTGACGCCGGCGCTGATCTCCGAACTCGGGGCGACGAAGGCCGAGCTGTCGATGGCCTCGGGCGCATGGTTCATCGCCTTCGCGCTGATGCAGTTCGTCGTCGGCGTGTCGCTCGACCGGTTCGGCCCGAAGCTCACGGCGGCGATCCTGCTCGGCCTGTGCGGCGGTGCCGGCGGGTTGATCTTCGCCTCGGCTACCGCGCCGTGGATGATCACGCTGGCGATGGTGCTGATCGGCATGGGCTGCGCGCCGGTGCTGATGGCCTCGGTGTTCATCTTCGCACGCGAATTCCCACCGGCGCGGTTCGCCGTGCTGACGTCGACGCTGATCGGCGTCGGCTCGGCCGGAAACGTCTTCGGCTCGTCGCCGCTTGCGAACGCGGCGGAGGCATTCGGCTGGCGCTGGGTGATGCTCGGGCTGGTCGCGGTGACCGTGGCCGTCGCTCTGGCGATTGCCGTCTTCGTGCGCGATCCGGAAAAGCTCAAGACCGAGCATGCCGATACCGGCTTTTCCGGCTATCTCGACCTGCTGCGGCTGAGGGTGCTGTGGCCGATCATCCCGCTGACGGCGATCAACTATGCACCGGCCGTGGGCATACGCGGGCTCTGGGCGGGGCCGTATCTTGCGGATGTCTACGGCGCCACCGCGATCGTCATCGGCCAGGTGACGCTGTTCATGGCCCTCGCCATGGTAGCGGGCAACTTCCTCTACGGCCCACTCGACCAGCTCTTCCGCACGCGCAAATGGGTCGCGGTGGCCGGCAACAGCCTGAGCCTGTGCGCGATCCTGTGGCTGGCACTGCATGCGGGCGAGGGGATTTTCGCTGACGCGGTGGTGCTGGTGCTGATCGGCGTGACCGGGGCGAGCTACGGGCTGTTGATGGCGCATGCGCGCGCCTTCCTGCCGATGCACCTGACGGGCAGGGGGGTGACGCTGATGAACTTCTTCTCGATCGGCGGGGTGGGCGTGATGCAGTTCGTCACCGGCGCGGTGGTGACCGCCTCGACCGTACCGGGTGATCCGCTCGCGGCCTATCGCACGCTGTTCGTCTTCTATGCCGCGATGCTGGCGGTCGCCCACATCGCCTACCTCCCGGCGCGCGACGCGAAGCCCGCGGCCTGA
- a CDS encoding DEAD/DEAH box helicase, whose product MNTETTTETNIAESGFAALGITGSLLKATVTAGFTEPKPIQIKAIPPHLAGRDIIAIAQTGSGKTAAFSLPILTKIIAIGAKRLPKTARALILAPTRELAVQIEDTIKVLAKGLHISTALVLGGVSRNSQVKKMQAGVDILIATPGRLTDLVREGEVKLNETRWLVLDEADRMLDMGFINDVRRLSKATHPERQTALYSATMPDEIAELAKSLLKNPVRVEAAPPSTTATEIKQGLVIARLKQKRQVLSAMLADEKMKSVIVFARTKHGADRVTRDLERDGFNAAVIHGNKSQNARQRALNDFRDGSVRILVATDIAARGIDVPGISHVVNFDLPDEPESYVHRIGRTGRNGADGVAITLCDPAEFAKLRAVERITRMKIAVIADHTDQPDPAVNKNEPREAPYRDPRAKPRQDNGNPGNGGNRNHKGGNRNAQGKPGGAPAGERKPFRGKRRGFGSKPATRAA is encoded by the coding sequence TTGAACACCGAAACCACCACTGAAACCAATATCGCCGAGTCCGGATTTGCCGCGCTGGGCATCACGGGCAGCCTTTTGAAGGCGACCGTGACAGCGGGCTTTACCGAGCCGAAGCCGATCCAGATCAAGGCGATCCCGCCGCATCTGGCCGGCCGCGACATCATCGCGATCGCGCAGACGGGCTCGGGCAAGACGGCGGCGTTTTCGCTGCCGATCCTGACCAAGATCATTGCCATCGGCGCCAAGCGGCTGCCGAAGACGGCGCGCGCGCTGATCCTCGCGCCGACCCGCGAACTCGCGGTGCAGATCGAGGACACGATCAAGGTGCTGGCCAAGGGCCTGCACATCTCGACCGCGCTGGTGCTCGGCGGCGTGTCGCGCAACAGCCAGGTCAAGAAGATGCAGGCAGGCGTCGACATCCTGATCGCCACGCCCGGCCGGTTGACCGATCTCGTCCGCGAGGGCGAGGTGAAGCTGAACGAGACGCGCTGGCTGGTGCTCGACGAGGCCGACCGGATGCTCGACATGGGCTTCATCAACGACGTGCGCCGCCTGTCGAAGGCGACGCATCCCGAGCGGCAGACGGCGCTCTATTCCGCGACCATGCCGGACGAGATCGCCGAACTGGCGAAGTCGCTGCTGAAGAACCCGGTGCGCGTCGAGGCGGCTCCGCCGTCCACGACGGCGACCGAGATCAAGCAGGGCCTGGTCATCGCGCGGCTCAAGCAGAAGCGGCAGGTGTTGTCCGCCATGCTTGCCGACGAGAAGATGAAGTCGGTCATCGTTTTCGCCCGCACCAAGCACGGCGCAGATCGCGTGACCCGCGACCTCGAACGCGACGGCTTCAACGCCGCCGTGATCCACGGCAACAAGTCCCAGAATGCCCGCCAGAGGGCGCTGAACGACTTCCGCGACGGTTCCGTGCGCATCCTGGTGGCGACCGACATCGCCGCGCGCGGCATCGACGTGCCCGGCATCTCGCATGTCGTGAACTTCGACCTGCCGGACGAGCCGGAGAGCTACGTCCACCGTATCGGCCGCACGGGCCGCAACGGCGCCGACGGCGTGGCGATCACGCTGTGCGATCCTGCCGAGTTCGCCAAGCTGCGCGCGGTGGAGCGGATCACCCGCATGAAGATCGCCGTCATTGCCGATCACACCGACCAGCCGGACCCCGCCGTCAACAAGAACGAGCCGCGCGAGGCGCCATATCGCGACCCGCGTGCAAAGCCGCGCCAGGACAACGGCAATCCTGGCAATGGGGGCAACCGCAACCACAAGGGCGGCAATCGCAACGCCCAAGGCAAGCCCGGCGGTGCGCCGGCCGGCGAGCGCAAGCCGTTCCGCGGCAAGCGTCGCGGTTTCGGATCGAAGCCCGCCACCCGCGCGGCCTGA
- a CDS encoding phospholipase D-like domain-containing protein, with the protein MQARGGKNGISVNVIAGTYVVFFGLDATPPARQNLLGFAFRRVDHTEVGTPGSDRWLLGSKVFRAIEPAPDLGKGYASNTHPVQSFVWSDYAAKENHHYTYLIHPMYGPHDQRRLGDPVEVTVRTEEDDAGDHAVFFNRGAVASQAYMQKFKTSIRPPEPDNPDHPQTAWLSRGLFEALRRFVLDASSGDQLRVAAYEFHYLPVIRLLRDAQKRGVDVRIIYEGGTEIKYPKKGSGGVRKIVDTQATADNKKALAGPDADFDQGTLIARTKRLKIPHNKFIVKLRGGVPTEVWTGSANFSMSGFLGQANTGHLIRDKRVAGEFLDYWTKLEGDTEPDDLKAWMATHSPDPGDDLPVGTTTLFSPRKGARMLKWYGARAAEADKPWLFTAAFGLNAKTNAMHTRLVEPRDHLRFILMEKDEDNILPALHEQDPNISVAVGSVLGRDGKQREIPGWDLQNWHREIHFRGTRGHVFYVHQKFLVVDPLGDDPLVFAGSANFSEGSLTGNDENMLLIRGDKRVAHIYFTEFDRLFRHFLYRKAANANAGGGAAADDSRFLAVDDSWVDKHFRNGSYQDKRREMFK; encoded by the coding sequence ATGCAGGCTCGTGGCGGGAAGAACGGCATCTCCGTGAATGTCATTGCCGGAACCTATGTGGTCTTCTTCGGCCTCGACGCCACGCCGCCGGCGCGCCAGAACCTGCTCGGCTTTGCTTTCCGGCGCGTCGATCACACCGAGGTGGGAACGCCCGGCTCTGACCGCTGGCTTCTAGGGTCGAAAGTGTTCCGGGCTATCGAGCCGGCGCCCGATCTGGGTAAGGGCTACGCGAGCAACACACACCCGGTCCAGAGCTTTGTGTGGAGCGACTACGCCGCCAAGGAAAATCACCACTACACCTACCTCATCCACCCGATGTATGGCCCGCATGACCAGAGGCGGCTCGGCGATCCGGTGGAGGTGACGGTGCGAACCGAAGAGGATGACGCCGGCGACCATGCCGTCTTCTTCAATCGCGGCGCGGTCGCGTCGCAGGCCTACATGCAGAAGTTCAAAACGAGCATCCGGCCGCCAGAGCCCGACAATCCGGATCATCCGCAGACGGCGTGGCTGTCACGCGGGCTTTTCGAGGCACTTCGGCGGTTCGTGCTGGATGCCAGTTCCGGCGATCAGCTTCGCGTCGCAGCCTACGAATTTCACTATCTGCCGGTGATCCGCCTGCTGCGCGATGCGCAGAAGCGGGGCGTGGACGTCAGGATCATCTATGAGGGCGGAACCGAGATCAAATATCCGAAGAAGGGGAGCGGTGGCGTTAGGAAGATCGTCGACACTCAGGCGACGGCCGATAACAAGAAGGCGCTGGCTGGACCCGATGCGGACTTCGACCAGGGAACCCTGATCGCGCGGACGAAACGCCTGAAAATCCCGCACAACAAGTTTATAGTGAAATTGCGGGGAGGCGTGCCGACCGAGGTCTGGACCGGATCGGCGAATTTCTCGATGTCGGGCTTTCTTGGCCAGGCAAACACCGGCCACCTGATCCGCGACAAGCGTGTCGCCGGAGAATTCCTGGATTACTGGACGAAGCTGGAAGGCGATACGGAGCCGGACGATCTGAAGGCGTGGATGGCGACGCATTCGCCGGACCCCGGCGACGACCTGCCGGTTGGAACCACCACGCTCTTCAGTCCCCGGAAGGGGGCCAGAATGCTGAAATGGTATGGCGCGCGGGCGGCGGAAGCGGACAAGCCTTGGCTGTTCACGGCGGCGTTCGGCCTCAACGCCAAGACGAATGCGATGCACACCCGATTGGTCGAACCGCGAGACCATCTGCGATTCATCCTGATGGAGAAGGATGAGGACAACATCCTGCCGGCGCTCCACGAACAAGACCCCAACATTTCCGTTGCCGTCGGTTCGGTACTCGGGCGGGACGGAAAGCAGCGCGAGATTCCAGGCTGGGACCTGCAGAACTGGCACCGCGAGATACACTTCCGCGGCACGCGCGGACACGTCTTCTACGTCCACCAGAAATTCCTGGTCGTCGACCCACTCGGCGACGACCCGCTGGTGTTCGCGGGTTCCGCCAATTTTTCCGAAGGCTCGCTGACCGGCAACGACGAAAATATGCTGCTGATCCGCGGTGACAAGCGGGTGGCGCATATCTATTTCACGGAATTCGATCGGCTTTTCCGCCATTTCCTGTATCGCAAAGCTGCGAACGCCAACGCGGGCGGCGGGGCGGCCGCTGACGACAGCCGTTTCCTGGCCGTCGACGACAGTTGGGTGGACAAGCATTTCAGGAATGGCAGCTATCAGGACAAGCGGCGCGAAATGTTCAAGTAG
- a CDS encoding DUF1697 domain-containing protein, whose amino-acid sequence MTKTVYILLFRGVGGATQLPVKPLREKLTEAGFEKAATYINSGNALLASGKGRETVRKEVAAICKTEFGFDKDIHVVTRAEWAELIAKNPFPDALEVPQFLHAAVLADDPPKGAVEKLRELAEGGERIEVVERVAYLHTPNGFGRSKLAEKFDKGIGVANTARNWNTVMKLMEMAEAAAAD is encoded by the coding sequence ATGACGAAGACGGTCTACATCCTCCTGTTCCGCGGCGTCGGCGGGGCGACGCAACTGCCGGTGAAGCCGCTGCGCGAAAAGCTGACGGAGGCGGGTTTCGAGAAAGCCGCGACCTACATCAACAGCGGCAATGCGCTCTTGGCGAGCGGCAAGGGCCGCGAGACGGTGCGCAAGGAGGTCGCGGCGATCTGCAAGACCGAATTCGGCTTCGACAAGGACATCCATGTCGTGACGCGGGCCGAATGGGCGGAGCTCATCGCGAAGAACCCGTTTCCGGACGCGCTGGAGGTGCCGCAGTTCCTGCATGCGGCGGTGCTGGCGGACGACCCGCCGAAGGGGGCGGTCGAGAAGCTGCGCGAGCTGGCGGAGGGCGGCGAACGGATCGAGGTGGTGGAGCGCGTCGCCTATCTGCACACGCCGAACGGGTTCGGCAGATCGAAGCTGGCGGAGAAGTTCGACAAGGGCATCGGTGTGGCGAACACGGCGCGGAACTGGAATACGGTGATGAAGCTGATGGAGATGGCGGAGGCCGCTGCTGCGGACTGA
- a CDS encoding TrkH family potassium uptake protein, protein MLIPAAVDLFYGNEDWKVFAFCAFFLGGLSLAVALATQGRPPPANTRFGFLLVNMLWITMAVAGAIPLLAAPSMDLSLADAIFESVSGITTTGGTVINGLDNAPPGLLLWRSLLNYMGGLGVIALGLFLLPFLNIGGITYFRIESSDIQERPFERLATFTLSLIAIYSALVAACALLYVAGGMQIFDAVNHAMSTLATGGLSTHDTSFARYADNPAILWTGSFFMFIGGLPFSIMILFAVRGRIDALGDPQIKVYLGYSVVFAVAVAIYLRVSTGVPFFYALTHSTFNFMSIITTTGFASDDYTKWGPFAVACIFVATFLGACSGSTSGGMKAYRFLILFELLANGVRRLVYPNTIHPVRYGDRSVPDDMQRAVVLFIASFFVIWMIGTVLLSATGLDIVTALTGALACMTNVGPGLGDIIGPVGNYSSLPDTAKWILSALMMLGRLEILAVLVIFSPAFWSR, encoded by the coding sequence ATGCTGATCCCGGCCGCGGTCGATCTGTTCTACGGCAACGAGGACTGGAAGGTGTTCGCCTTCTGCGCCTTCTTCCTCGGCGGCCTGTCGCTCGCCGTCGCACTCGCCACGCAGGGCCGCCCGCCGCCGGCCAACACCCGCTTCGGCTTCCTTCTCGTCAACATGCTCTGGATCACCATGGCGGTGGCGGGCGCGATCCCGCTTCTGGCCGCGCCGTCGATGGACCTGTCGCTGGCCGACGCCATTTTCGAATCGGTCTCCGGCATCACCACCACGGGTGGTACGGTCATCAACGGCCTCGACAATGCCCCGCCCGGCCTGCTGCTCTGGCGCTCGCTGCTCAACTACATGGGCGGGCTCGGCGTCATCGCCCTCGGCCTGTTCCTGCTGCCCTTCCTCAACATCGGCGGCATCACCTATTTCCGCATCGAATCGTCCGACATCCAGGAGAGACCCTTCGAGCGCCTCGCCACCTTCACGCTCAGCCTCATTGCCATCTATTCCGCCCTGGTCGCCGCCTGCGCGCTGCTCTACGTCGCCGGCGGCATGCAGATCTTCGACGCGGTCAACCACGCCATGTCGACGCTCGCCACCGGCGGCCTGTCCACCCACGACACTTCGTTCGCCCGCTACGCCGACAATCCCGCCATTCTGTGGACCGGCTCGTTCTTCATGTTCATCGGCGGCCTGCCCTTCTCGATCATGATCCTGTTCGCCGTCCGCGGCCGCATCGACGCGCTCGGCGACCCGCAGATCAAGGTCTATCTCGGCTATTCGGTGGTGTTCGCCGTGGCGGTCGCGATCTATCTGCGCGTCTCGACCGGCGTGCCGTTCTTCTATGCGCTCACGCACTCGACCTTCAATTTCATGTCGATCATCACGACGACCGGTTTCGCCAGCGACGACTACACCAAATGGGGTCCGTTCGCCGTCGCCTGCATCTTCGTAGCCACCTTCCTCGGCGCCTGCTCCGGTTCCACCTCCGGCGGCATGAAGGCCTACCGCTTCCTGATCCTGTTCGAGCTGCTGGCCAACGGCGTGCGCCGCCTCGTCTATCCCAACACCATCCACCCGGTCCGCTACGGCGACCGCAGCGTGCCGGACGACATGCAGCGCGCGGTCGTGCTGTTCATCGCCTCGTTCTTCGTCATCTGGATGATCGGCACCGTGCTCCTGTCCGCCACCGGTCTCGACATCGTCACCGCGCTCACCGGCGCGCTCGCCTGCATGACCAATGTCGGCCCGGGCCTCGGCGACATCATCGGCCCGGTCGGCAACTATTCCAGCCTGCCCGACACGGCGAAATGGATCCTGTCGGCGCTGATGATGCTGGGCCGCCTCGAGATCCTCGCAGTGCTCGTCATCTTCTCCCCCGCCTTCTGGAGCAGGTGA
- a CDS encoding alpha/beta hydrolase translates to MASVGSRSWLFPVAVLVAALLASGCNTSPERPLLFDPPVVSQKGVAATHEIYIATTRHKADDPKTVFDGRRSQEHAFARIDISVPAIHKVGALEKPKGKSPDPSRYFTARSITAYDGISTFSSHVNDAARRDGGRVLVFVHGYKTPFDAAVYRATQIVHDSGYTGAPILFTWASAGRALDYVYDRDSANAARDALEELLRSLAKSGVKRIDIVAHSMGTWLTMETLRSLAIAGDRDLGGRLGDVVLASPDIDVDVFKSQMRRYGVPDRPFFVLLSDDDKALRFSSLIAGQQPRLGEYRDAKEIADLGLVVVDLTQVKAGDSYNHTKFADNPALVTMLGERLRQGDEFGGETDPTEAPALLARGVGTAAEVIITTPFRVFNMVLNQ, encoded by the coding sequence ATGGCGTCTGTCGGCTCGCGTTCCTGGCTGTTTCCCGTCGCCGTCCTGGTTGCGGCGCTGCTTGCCTCGGGCTGCAACACGTCGCCTGAGCGCCCGCTGCTCTTCGATCCTCCGGTCGTTTCCCAGAAGGGAGTGGCGGCGACCCACGAGATCTACATCGCCACCACCCGGCACAAGGCAGACGACCCGAAGACCGTGTTCGACGGCCGGCGCTCTCAGGAGCACGCCTTTGCGCGCATCGACATCTCCGTGCCCGCGATCCACAAGGTCGGTGCACTGGAAAAGCCGAAGGGTAAGAGCCCCGACCCGTCCCGTTACTTCACCGCCCGGTCGATCACCGCCTATGACGGGATTTCCACCTTCTCCAGTCATGTGAACGATGCGGCGCGGCGTGATGGCGGCCGCGTTCTGGTCTTCGTCCACGGCTACAAGACCCCTTTCGACGCCGCGGTCTACCGCGCGACGCAGATCGTGCACGATTCCGGATACACCGGGGCTCCGATCCTCTTCACCTGGGCCTCTGCCGGCCGGGCGCTCGACTATGTCTACGACCGCGACAGCGCCAACGCCGCCCGCGACGCGCTGGAGGAACTGCTGCGCTCGCTGGCGAAGTCAGGCGTCAAGCGCATCGATATCGTCGCGCACTCCATGGGCACGTGGCTGACGATGGAAACGCTGCGCAGCCTCGCGATCGCCGGCGACCGCGACCTCGGCGGCCGGCTCGGCGACGTGGTGCTCGCGTCCCCCGACATCGACGTCGACGTCTTCAAGAGCCAGATGCGGCGCTATGGCGTGCCGGACAGGCCGTTCTTCGTGCTCCTGTCCGACGACGACAAGGCGCTGCGCTTCTCCAGCCTGATCGCCGGCCAGCAGCCGCGGCTCGGCGAGTATCGCGACGCCAAGGAGATCGCCGATCTCGGTCTGGTCGTGGTCGACCTCACCCAGGTGAAAGCCGGCGACAGCTACAACCACACCAAGTTCGCCGACAATCCCGCGCTCGTCACCATGCTCGGCGAGCGGCTGCGCCAGGGCGACGAGTTTGGCGGCGAGACCGACCCGACCGAGGCGCCAGCCCTGCTGGCGCGCGGCGTCGGCACGGCGGCGGAAGTGATCATCACCACGCCGTTCAGGGTCTTCAACATGGTGCTGAACCAGTAG
- the ade gene encoding adenine deaminase, translating into MTTSFHPPKPRALMAPLLVDVATGRSHADVVVRDGRWVNVHSGEIIPGTDLAIIGGRFAYCGPDASHAIGPKTIVVDAAGRYLVPGLCDGHMHVESGMVTVTEFCRAVIPHGTTSMFVDPHEIANVLGLEGVRLMHDEAVAMPVNVYVQMPSCVPSAPGLENNGATIDEKDVAEAMTWPNIIGLGEVMNFPGVSNNDRLMVAEIAETVKAGKVVGGHYASPDLGLAFHGYVAGGPEDDHEGTRAEDAIARVRQGMKAMLRLGSAWYDVAAQVKAVTEGGIDPRNFILCTDDCNAGTLVNDGHMNRVVRHAIEQGLKPVTAIQMASLNTAQHFRVDRDLGSIAPGRLADFLIVSDLAQLVIDEVWGRGVKLAEQGKLLVEIPPYDYPQKAKQTVKVGGRKTASEFDIAAPKGANSVRVRAIGVVENQAPTKALEVDLPVENGLVAMDRKADICQIAVVERHRATGQVVNAFVSGFRYAKDCAVASSVAHDSHQIIVVGTNKADMAAAVNRLSEIGGGATVYSGGKELATVELPIAGLMSDERAEIVAEKAERLKQAMIDCGCTLNNAFMQHSLLALVVIPELRISDVGLVDVRTFEKVDLFV; encoded by the coding sequence ATGACAACGTCTTTCCATCCGCCCAAGCCGCGCGCGCTGATGGCGCCGCTGCTGGTCGACGTCGCGACCGGGCGCAGCCATGCCGACGTGGTGGTGCGGGACGGACGATGGGTCAACGTCCACTCCGGCGAGATCATCCCCGGCACGGACCTCGCCATCATCGGCGGGCGTTTCGCCTATTGCGGGCCGGATGCGAGCCACGCGATCGGGCCGAAGACGATCGTCGTCGACGCCGCCGGCCGCTATCTGGTGCCCGGCCTGTGCGACGGGCACATGCATGTCGAGAGCGGCATGGTGACGGTGACCGAGTTCTGCCGCGCGGTCATTCCGCACGGCACGACCTCGATGTTCGTCGACCCGCACGAGATCGCCAACGTGCTGGGGCTGGAAGGGGTGCGGCTGATGCACGACGAAGCGGTGGCGATGCCGGTGAACGTCTATGTGCAGATGCCATCCTGCGTGCCCTCGGCGCCGGGGCTGGAGAACAACGGCGCGACGATCGATGAGAAGGACGTGGCCGAGGCGATGACCTGGCCGAACATCATCGGGCTCGGCGAAGTGATGAATTTCCCCGGCGTCTCGAACAACGACCGGCTGATGGTGGCGGAGATTGCCGAGACGGTGAAGGCGGGCAAGGTGGTGGGCGGGCACTATGCCTCGCCGGACCTCGGCCTTGCCTTCCACGGCTACGTCGCGGGCGGGCCGGAAGACGACCACGAAGGCACGCGGGCCGAGGATGCGATCGCGCGGGTGCGGCAGGGCATGAAGGCGATGCTGAGGCTTGGCTCGGCCTGGTACGACGTGGCGGCGCAGGTGAAGGCGGTGACCGAGGGCGGGATTGACCCGCGCAACTTCATCCTCTGCACCGACGACTGCAATGCCGGCACGCTGGTGAATGACGGCCACATGAACCGCGTGGTGCGCCATGCGATCGAGCAGGGGCTGAAGCCGGTGACGGCGATCCAGATGGCGAGCCTCAACACGGCGCAGCATTTCCGCGTCGACCGCGACCTCGGCTCGATCGCGCCGGGCAGGCTGGCCGACTTCCTGATCGTGTCGGACCTGGCGCAGCTGGTGATCGACGAGGTTTGGGGTCGGGGCGTGAAGCTGGCGGAACAGGGGAAGCTGCTGGTCGAGATCCCACCCTACGACTATCCGCAGAAGGCGAAGCAGACGGTGAAGGTCGGCGGCAGGAAGACTGCCTCCGAGTTCGATATCGCCGCACCCAAGGGTGCGAATTCGGTGAGGGTGCGCGCGATCGGCGTGGTGGAGAACCAGGCGCCGACCAAGGCGCTGGAGGTGGACCTGCCGGTCGAGAACGGGCTGGTGGCGATGGACCGCAAGGCCGACATCTGCCAGATCGCGGTGGTGGAGCGGCACCGGGCGACCGGGCAGGTGGTGAACGCCTTCGTCTCGGGCTTCCGCTATGCCAAGGACTGTGCCGTGGCATCGAGCGTGGCGCATGACAGCCACCAGATCATCGTCGTGGGCACCAACAAGGCCGACATGGCGGCCGCCGTGAACCGTCTGTCGGAGATCGGCGGCGGCGCGACGGTCTATTCCGGGGGCAAGGAACTGGCGACCGTCGAACTGCCGATCGCCGGGCTGATGTCGGACGAGCGAGCGGAGATCGTGGCGGAAAAGGCGGAGCGGCTGAAGCAGGCAATGATCGACTGCGGCTGCACGCTCAACAACGCCTTCATGCAGCATTCGCTGCTGGCGCTGGTGGTGATCCCGGAACTCAGGATCTCAGACGTCGGGCTGGTTGACGTGCGGACCTTTGAGAAGGTCGACCTGTTCGTCTGA